The following are from one region of the Methanospirillum hungatei genome:
- a CDS encoding C45 family autoproteolytic acyltransferase/hydolase yields MKVLLFFLLLSILIIPASVFSLPQQQTTVETPITNLPLIATFEGGQRYQAGIYPVIVLSGSYHEMGRQYGGLMKTELNDEYSYLINTVTSQGITKEEIMKSAREVHAYYPERIKEIFTGMSETTGRTYDDIAFLYYGPIFLLLASSNSEPVPASCSYLAAWGNYTKSGSPVVSRNWDLVDTIMPLTEWYVLTIFRPTDGSNSVATWSPAGARPETFMNNKGLFIADDNCGREDNAPEIRPEFITEYYRFMFDYSDLNALEAAINGTAPDVGWIVDVAGPDEAFVLEKSTDRTVKRTGDEVIAAANRFVDPSWNLPDPPEHSLSRYNNLLRQAEEAKGMIDAEKMMEIRDVCIENGGSKFCHSELGGGKYSSNHQIVYEPQNQTLWMNVMDKDWQKVELSPLFEN; encoded by the coding sequence ATGAAAGTTCTTCTCTTTTTTCTGCTGCTCAGTATACTCATAATTCCTGCTTCCGTCTTTTCTTTACCGCAGCAGCAAACCACTGTCGAAACACCGATTACCAATCTTCCCCTTATTGCCACATTTGAGGGTGGTCAGCGGTACCAGGCTGGAATCTATCCGGTCATTGTCCTTTCCGGATCCTATCATGAGATGGGTCGTCAGTATGGTGGTCTTATGAAAACTGAACTGAACGATGAATATTCATACCTTATAAACACAGTAACCAGTCAGGGAATAACAAAGGAAGAGATCATGAAATCTGCCAGAGAGGTTCATGCTTATTACCCGGAGAGGATAAAAGAGATCTTTACTGGTATGTCTGAGACGACAGGACGTACCTATGATGATATCGCATTCCTCTATTACGGGCCAATTTTCCTGTTATTAGCCTCAAGTAACTCAGAACCAGTCCCTGCGTCCTGTTCTTACCTGGCTGCCTGGGGGAATTATACAAAAAGCGGCTCTCCGGTGGTCTCCCGGAACTGGGATCTGGTCGATACGATAATGCCACTCACAGAATGGTATGTTCTTACCATATTCCGTCCGACGGATGGAAGTAATAGTGTTGCTACCTGGAGTCCAGCGGGAGCTCGGCCAGAGACCTTCATGAACAACAAAGGCCTCTTTATTGCTGATGACAACTGTGGGCGGGAAGATAATGCACCAGAAATTCGTCCGGAATTTATCACCGAATACTATAGGTTCATGTTCGACTATTCTGATCTGAACGCACTCGAGGCTGCAATCAACGGCACTGCCCCGGATGTCGGCTGGATTGTTGATGTCGCAGGACCTGATGAGGCTTTTGTGCTTGAGAAATCAACCGACCGGACGGTAAAGAGAACTGGTGACGAGGTTATCGCTGCTGCGAACCGTTTCGTTGATCCCTCCTGGAACCTACCAGACCCTCCTGAACATTCGCTTTCCCGGTACAATAATCTCCTTCGGCAGGCAGAAGAAGCAAAAGGAATGATTGATGCAGAGAAGATGATGGAGATACGGGATGTCTGTATCGAAAATGGGGGCTCAAAGTTTTGCCACTCTGAACTGGGTGGTGGGAAATACTCGAGCAATCACCAGATCGTCTACGAACCACAGAACCAGACACTCTGGATGAATGTCATGGACAAAGACTGGCAAAAGGTCGAATTATCCCCGCTTTTTGAGAATTAG
- a CDS encoding transporter substrate-binding domain-containing protein: protein MIPFLHPNAKKISLRQVIILLVILSVILLCCCPFATAREVRIAQTELKPTLFTDEQGNPAGFIVDLIEDLAKKEGYDVIWIRGTLSESWDRLSSGEIDLIPAVTVTSERLKMYDFTNESVMSIWSQVYARPDSGINTILDLEGKHVAFVKGASSGIGLKEYATKFGITATYLEKGTPAEVLTAVSKGEADALVVYNSAGQEEMKEHGLTATPVMFNPANFGFATLKGKNPDLLKEIDRYIAAGKKDPSSTYSMSMRRWYSITAEEIIPAFLWWVLEGVAGLASLFLIMSYLLRREVRRKTAELAKQNEELVRKNEELGAAYDQLTAMDEELRQNYNELRKSESALIQAREKLNLLNKLTSQEIKNAFFKLAGYIQISKESESFDEAKGYFEKEEIIMQSVQESLAFSEKYQTLGINQPRWQNVVFVLLNAISHLDLSSLNRTIDLPDIEIFADPLLEDAFLALMDLIARQGEVTSIGLKCRKNPESLTLIIESDGQGIPAEEKEKIFKWEFLGKSGTSLFLAREILSITEISLHETGEADKGICFEITIPKSEYRIVAQKNERLDSYPSNSSG from the coding sequence ATGATCCCGTTTCTTCATCCAAATGCTAAAAAAATTTCTCTACGTCAGGTGATAATACTCCTAGTTATCCTGAGTGTTATACTGCTCTGTTGCTGTCCGTTTGCTACAGCCCGAGAGGTCAGGATTGCCCAGACTGAGCTGAAACCTACCCTTTTCACCGATGAACAAGGAAATCCGGCTGGATTTATAGTCGACCTGATCGAAGACCTGGCAAAAAAAGAGGGCTATGATGTCATCTGGATCAGGGGGACGCTCTCTGAGAGCTGGGATAGACTTTCCAGTGGTGAAATTGATCTCATACCTGCCGTGACGGTCACATCAGAGCGGTTGAAAATGTACGACTTCACAAATGAGTCGGTTATGTCTATCTGGTCCCAGGTCTATGCACGCCCTGATTCTGGCATTAATACCATCCTTGATCTTGAAGGAAAACATGTTGCATTTGTCAAAGGTGCATCCAGTGGGATCGGATTGAAAGAATATGCAACAAAATTCGGTATCACTGCTACATATCTAGAGAAAGGTACGCCTGCTGAAGTTCTTACTGCAGTCTCAAAAGGAGAAGCGGACGCTCTGGTAGTGTATAATTCTGCAGGTCAGGAAGAGATGAAAGAACATGGGCTTACTGCCACTCCGGTGATGTTTAATCCGGCAAATTTTGGATTTGCAACCTTGAAAGGGAAGAATCCTGACCTCCTCAAGGAGATAGATCGGTATATTGCAGCAGGGAAGAAAGATCCCTCATCCACCTACAGTATGTCAATGCGGAGGTGGTATAGTATAACAGCCGAAGAGATAATTCCTGCTTTTCTATGGTGGGTTCTTGAAGGAGTTGCAGGTCTTGCTTCTCTCTTTCTGATCATGAGTTATCTTCTTCGGCGTGAGGTCAGACGGAAAACTGCTGAACTTGCAAAGCAGAACGAGGAACTGGTTCGGAAAAATGAGGAGTTAGGAGCTGCATATGACCAGCTTACTGCGATGGATGAAGAGCTGAGGCAAAACTATAATGAACTGAGAAAAAGTGAAAGTGCACTGATTCAGGCTCGGGAAAAATTAAATCTCCTCAACAAACTCACAAGCCAGGAAATTAAGAATGCATTCTTCAAGTTGGCAGGATATATCCAGATATCAAAAGAATCTGAATCCTTTGATGAAGCAAAGGGATACTTTGAGAAAGAGGAGATTATCATGCAATCCGTTCAGGAAAGCCTCGCCTTCTCAGAGAAATATCAGACACTCGGGATCAACCAGCCTCGATGGCAGAATGTAGTGTTTGTTCTTCTGAATGCCATCTCCCACCTTGACCTTTCCTCTCTCAACCGGACGATAGATCTGCCTGATATCGAGATATTCGCTGATCCTCTGCTTGAAGATGCATTTTTGGCTCTCATGGATTTAATTGCCAGACAGGGAGAGGTTACCAGCATAGGACTGAAGTGTCGAAAAAATCCGGAGAGCCTTACTCTCATTATTGAGTCTGATGGTCAGGGAATACCAGCAGAAGAGAAAGAGAAGATTTTCAAATGGGAGTTTCTTGGCAAAAGTGGAACCAGTCTCTTTCTTGCCCGCGAGATCCTCTCCATAACAGAAATATCCCTGCATGAGACCGGAGAAGCAGACAAAGGTATCTGTTTTGAAATTACTATACCAAAAAGTGAGTATCGCATCGTGGCTCAAAAAAATGAGCGGCTGGATAGTTATCCCAGTAACTCATCTGGGTAG
- a CDS encoding carboxymuconolactone decarboxylase family protein, which yields MQEQNQQIISDFLEHSEELSDDIMLEVEKMLGVTPFIFSVMQERTDTFVLSTLADCKTGRPNHLSPKIAELVAIAAAAGAGAENCLKVHINTAQKEGATRDEIFDTIMIAALIGKTKILASALRLLPEKE from the coding sequence ATGCAGGAACAGAATCAACAGATCATTTCGGATTTTTTAGAGCATAGTGAGGAATTAAGTGATGATATCATGCTTGAAGTTGAAAAGATGCTTGGGGTTACCCCGTTTATTTTTTCGGTCATGCAAGAGAGAACCGATACATTTGTTCTATCAACCCTTGCCGATTGTAAAACCGGAAGACCGAACCATCTTTCTCCAAAGATAGCTGAACTCGTTGCTATTGCAGCTGCGGCAGGAGCCGGTGCAGAAAATTGTTTGAAAGTTCACATCAATACTGCACAAAAGGAAGGAGCAACCCGCGATGAGATATTTGACACTATCATGATTGCGGCCTTAATAGGAAAGACAAAAATCCTTGCATCTGCTCTCCGATTGTTACCAGAAAAGGAATAA
- a CDS encoding DUF6790 family protein, translating to MALTDFTPLIFIIVAIVGTFAQMMKENRGITTSRRIEILLSWIFLVIVGFGGIWAFIGHTFFADRVAESIGWPVGNPFQQEVGLANLAIGVLGLLSFRMIGSFQVATIIAYSIFMIGAGIGHIWQIITTGNMAVNNAGPILWMDLLVPLVIIMFYLLGQHVHRIEANPSLK from the coding sequence ATGGCACTTACCGATTTTACCCCACTGATTTTTATAATTGTAGCAATTGTTGGCACTTTTGCCCAGATGATGAAAGAAAATAGGGGAATTACCACATCCCGCCGGATTGAAATACTTCTGAGCTGGATATTTCTCGTAATAGTCGGATTTGGTGGTATCTGGGCATTTATCGGGCATACCTTTTTTGCAGACCGTGTAGCGGAGAGTATTGGATGGCCAGTTGGAAATCCCTTTCAGCAGGAGGTTGGGCTGGCAAACCTGGCTATCGGAGTTCTTGGACTATTATCATTCAGGATGATAGGATCATTTCAGGTTGCGACAATCATTGCATACAGCATATTCATGATCGGAGCCGGGATCGGCCATATCTGGCAGATAATCACAACTGGAAATATGGCAGTCAACAATGCCGGCCCTATTCTCTGGATGGATCTGTTGGTCCCGCTGGTGATAATAATGTTTTATCTCCTGGGTCAGCATGTACACCGGATAGAAGCGAATCCCTCATTAAAATGA
- a CDS encoding class I SAM-dependent methyltransferase — MDVNLISSMFEGLPRQGPGLDEATAYAFSFLPPDAKRGRILDIGCGSGMQDLTLARISPDSHITATDLHQPFLDDLTNRAKTAGLDRNITTRQASMDNLPFDEEIFDIVWAEGSAFIIGILPALQTWKKFIKPQGYMMISDCTWYTNSPSEECKNFFNEISPDMPSVPEAEEMIRSEGYSLIGSFRLADTGWWNHFYKPLTTRLGMLKEKFTDNSDAQCIIQGLEMEMDIHRKYSHEYGYTYFIMKKSPLTS; from the coding sequence ATGGATGTAAATCTTATCTCATCAATGTTTGAAGGATTGCCCCGGCAAGGTCCGGGTTTAGATGAAGCAACAGCATATGCTTTTTCTTTCCTCCCTCCTGATGCTAAACGGGGAAGGATTCTGGATATCGGATGTGGATCCGGTATGCAGGATCTAACACTTGCGAGGATTAGCCCTGACTCTCATATCACGGCAACTGATCTTCATCAGCCATTCCTGGATGATCTCACAAATCGGGCAAAAACAGCTGGGCTTGACCGGAACATTACAACCCGTCAGGCATCTATGGATAATCTGCCCTTTGATGAAGAAATCTTTGATATCGTCTGGGCAGAAGGTTCTGCTTTCATTATTGGCATATTGCCAGCCCTTCAGACGTGGAAGAAATTTATAAAACCACAAGGGTACATGATGATCTCTGACTGTACCTGGTATACCAATTCCCCTTCTGAAGAGTGTAAAAACTTCTTTAATGAAATATCTCCTGATATGCCATCGGTGCCGGAAGCAGAAGAGATGATTCGTTCAGAAGGGTATTCTCTTATTGGTTCATTCAGGCTTGCAGATACTGGATGGTGGAATCACTTTTATAAACCGTTAACTACCAGGCTTGGTATGCTAAAAGAGAAATTTACAGATAATAGTGATGCACAGTGCATTATCCAGGGTCTTGAAATGGAGATGGATATTCACAGGAAATATTCTCATGAGTATGGATATACCTACTTTATCATGAAGAAAAGTCCATTGACGTCATAA
- a CDS encoding EFR1 family ferrodoxin (N-terminal region resembles flavodoxins. C-terminal ferrodoxin region binds two 4Fe-4S clusters.), producing MKTIVYYFTGTGNSLSVAKKIAGSLENCEMIPISTFRDSTGSIVPDADLVGIVCPVYFTGLPVMVAEFAKRLDLSGIGYVFSVVTNGGGGGRTTLTQLDELLKQTGRGLSAGYSLRMPGNYILMYEPPTGKKQDKLLKSADTEIQKIIGDIRQGKVKPVSRSLILSFFHSLFYNRFVSDVHNKDRLFTVSDTCISCGICVSVCPAANIELVDKKPIWKHHCELCCGCIHICPVQAIQAGKKTHGRARYRNPDVSIPELQHELSDTS from the coding sequence ATGAAAACAATTGTGTATTATTTTACTGGCACTGGGAACTCTCTGTCTGTTGCGAAAAAGATCGCCGGTTCATTAGAAAACTGTGAGATGATTCCTATCTCTACCTTCAGGGATTCTACCGGATCTATTGTCCCTGATGCAGACCTGGTGGGAATTGTATGCCCGGTTTATTTTACCGGCCTTCCTGTAATGGTTGCAGAATTTGCCAAACGTTTGGATCTTTCAGGGATTGGGTACGTCTTCTCCGTTGTTACCAATGGAGGGGGAGGAGGACGCACTACACTTACTCAACTGGATGAACTTCTCAAACAAACAGGCCGGGGGCTTTCTGCCGGATATTCTCTTCGCATGCCAGGAAATTATATCCTGATGTATGAGCCGCCAACCGGAAAAAAACAAGATAAACTCTTGAAATCAGCAGATACAGAGATTCAGAAGATAATAGGTGATATTCGTCAGGGAAAAGTAAAGCCCGTATCCCGGTCATTAATATTATCATTTTTTCACTCTCTTTTCTATAACCGGTTTGTTTCTGATGTACACAATAAAGATCGGCTATTTACCGTCAGTGATACCTGCATTTCCTGTGGGATCTGTGTTTCTGTCTGCCCTGCAGCAAATATTGAACTTGTAGATAAAAAGCCGATCTGGAAGCATCATTGTGAACTCTGTTGCGGATGTATTCATATCTGCCCTGTACAAGCTATTCAGGCAGGAAAAAAGACACACGGACGGGCACGGTATCGTAATCCGGATGTATCGATACCAGAACTACAACATGAATTATCGGATACTTCATGA
- the ppcA gene encoding phosphoenolpyruvate carboxylase, whose product MKEQYGIPPKIPRTMSTQHPDNVHTPFFTENIELTGEDEVKEAYYVYSHLGCTEQMWDCEGKEVDNYVVKKLLSRYGDYFKDRHLGCDLFLTLRVPNPEIERTEAKILLETLGSIPRSYDVAHHFYGDTLAPIFEVILPMTTSFASIDNIYQYYCDFVIGQQHKRLGGRDLTIADWIGSFHPDKIRVIPLFEDKDGILGADTILRRYFQDKELDYQRVFFARSDPAVNYGQIGAVLLNKIGLWRLHLLSEESGIPIYPIIGAGTAPFRGNLRPDTVRRVADEYAGAYTFTIQSAFKYDAHLDEAVSAIRYLEEREIAPARDIDDTIAVSLIERYAAGYQKQIQGLAPLINRVASYIPSRRKRKLHVGLFGYSRNMGAVSLPRAITVTAALYSIGIPPEILGLNVLTEKDRDFVMDNYRYITDDLADACRFLNPDSTYLPADVKKILPDWVDLDPHPEHMALSGQIEKAVTACQIDSVQDMIIRAGAIRKFLG is encoded by the coding sequence ATGAAAGAACAGTATGGCATACCCCCGAAAATACCCCGGACGATGAGCACCCAGCACCCGGACAATGTCCATACTCCATTTTTTACTGAAAATATTGAATTAACCGGTGAAGATGAGGTAAAAGAAGCATACTATGTGTACTCTCATTTAGGGTGCACGGAGCAGATGTGGGACTGTGAAGGAAAGGAGGTTGATAATTATGTGGTAAAAAAACTCCTCTCCAGGTATGGGGATTATTTTAAGGACCGCCACCTCGGGTGTGACCTCTTTTTAACCCTTCGTGTACCAAATCCGGAGATCGAACGAACTGAAGCGAAGATCCTCCTTGAAACACTAGGATCTATCCCCCGTTCATATGATGTTGCCCACCACTTTTACGGAGATACCCTTGCACCCATCTTCGAAGTCATCCTTCCGATGACGACTTCATTTGCATCAATTGATAATATCTACCAATATTACTGTGATTTTGTCATCGGCCAGCAACATAAAAGACTTGGTGGCCGGGATCTTACCATTGCTGACTGGATTGGTTCATTCCATCCAGATAAGATACGGGTTATTCCGCTTTTTGAGGACAAAGACGGAATTCTTGGTGCTGATACGATTCTGCGGCGATATTTCCAGGATAAAGAACTTGATTACCAGCGTGTCTTTTTTGCACGGTCCGATCCTGCGGTAAACTATGGACAGATCGGGGCAGTGCTCCTGAACAAGATAGGGCTCTGGCGTCTTCATCTTCTCTCTGAAGAGAGCGGGATTCCGATTTACCCCATTATAGGGGCAGGAACCGCTCCGTTCAGGGGGAACTTACGACCTGATACGGTCAGACGGGTAGCAGATGAGTATGCCGGGGCATATACATTTACGATTCAGTCTGCATTCAAATATGATGCACATCTTGATGAGGCAGTATCAGCTATCCGGTACCTTGAAGAGCGAGAGATAGCACCTGCCAGGGATATTGACGATACAATAGCAGTTTCATTGATTGAGCGGTACGCTGCCGGATACCAGAAACAGATCCAGGGACTTGCTCCGCTCATCAATCGGGTCGCATCATATATTCCAAGTAGAAGAAAACGAAAATTACATGTTGGTCTTTTTGGGTATTCACGAAACATGGGAGCGGTATCATTACCCCGAGCCATTACCGTGACTGCAGCTTTGTATTCTATTGGAATTCCTCCGGAAATACTCGGACTGAATGTATTGACAGAAAAGGATCGCGATTTTGTCATGGATAACTACCGGTACATTACTGACGATCTTGCTGATGCTTGCAGATTCCTGAATCCAGATTCCACATATCTTCCGGCAGATGTGAAGAAAATCCTGCCTGACTGGGTTGACCTGGATCCTCATCCAGAACATATGGCACTTTCCGGTCAGATTGAGAAAGCAGTAACTGCATGCCAGATAGATAGTGTTCAGGACATGATCATCCGTGCAGGAGCAATTAGGAAATTCCTTGGGTGA
- a CDS encoding PP2C family protein-serine/threonine phosphatase yields the protein MVFELERLVELCDGVAVISLIAYFLTRSRYAGVFLSKSFSPFSVLFMALIGGFFYAYGILTGVEIGPYFISIQILGPVIAGLIAGIPGGFLAGCLGLLIQVAIGHPVEPSGCLVTLLCGVIGGVFRLLNKNELIRIPHVCILGFFIGLLQFGIGDNGIRADILDPGEMIEGILDIFLPTIAGLVIFVFIVNNLRIEAENTRKSYQIEGELQAARQIQLGSLPQKTHEQNTLKLSASLIPASYVGGDLYDYLELDDNSLYFALGDVSGKGVPAALLMSSTRMLLRSKIRETRDPCALVSEVNRSFLEDGDCKQFITLIVGIIRPNGVVTYCNAGHPAPFHISQSGSGAYQEESDGNLPAGVLEEEKFLCHMISLNPGDILMVVSDGVTEAEHGEEFFGVKRTIEVLNQNTFKGPDEIVSLLNTEVKAWTGDQPMSDDCTILAIGYYPKK from the coding sequence ATGGTTTTTGAGCTGGAACGTCTTGTTGAGCTCTGTGATGGTGTAGCAGTTATATCCCTGATTGCGTACTTCCTAACCAGGAGCAGGTATGCGGGAGTTTTTCTCTCTAAATCATTTTCTCCATTCTCAGTTCTGTTTATGGCCCTCATAGGCGGATTTTTTTATGCATATGGGATCCTGACTGGCGTTGAGATAGGGCCATATTTTATCAGCATCCAGATTCTTGGTCCGGTTATTGCTGGATTAATTGCTGGAATTCCCGGAGGATTTCTGGCAGGATGCCTTGGTCTCCTGATTCAGGTTGCAATAGGACATCCAGTTGAGCCGTCTGGTTGTCTGGTAACCCTTCTGTGTGGAGTCATTGGAGGGGTGTTCCGGTTGTTAAATAAAAATGAGCTGATCCGAATCCCTCATGTTTGTATCCTAGGATTTTTTATCGGCCTCCTTCAGTTTGGCATTGGGGATAATGGAATCAGGGCTGATATTCTTGATCCTGGTGAGATGATAGAAGGGATTCTTGATATCTTTCTCCCGACAATTGCAGGGCTTGTAATCTTTGTCTTCATTGTAAATAACCTGCGAATTGAAGCAGAAAATACCAGAAAGTCTTACCAGATTGAAGGTGAACTGCAGGCAGCGAGACAGATACAACTCGGTTCGCTTCCTCAGAAGACTCATGAGCAGAACACTCTCAAACTTTCTGCATCGTTGATTCCTGCTTCCTATGTCGGCGGTGATCTCTACGACTACCTTGAACTTGATGATAATAGCCTGTATTTTGCACTGGGTGATGTATCCGGAAAAGGTGTTCCTGCAGCACTTTTGATGTCCTCAACAAGGATGCTTCTCAGATCGAAAATCCGGGAGACCCGTGATCCCTGTGCTCTGGTCAGTGAAGTAAATCGTTCATTTCTTGAAGATGGTGATTGTAAACAGTTTATTACGCTGATTGTTGGTATCATCAGACCTAATGGAGTGGTTACCTATTGTAATGCCGGCCATCCTGCCCCCTTCCATATTTCTCAGTCTGGTTCTGGTGCATATCAGGAGGAATCAGATGGGAACCTGCCAGCAGGAGTACTGGAAGAAGAGAAGTTTTTGTGCCATATGATCTCTTTAAACCCTGGTGATATTCTTATGGTTGTCAGTGACGGAGTGACTGAAGCAGAACATGGTGAGGAATTTTTCGGGGTAAAAAGGACCATAGAAGTATTAAACCAAAACACATTCAAAGGTCCGGATGAGATCGTTTCACTTCTAAACACTGAAGTAAAAGCCTGGACTGGTGATCAGCCCATGAGTGATGACTGCACCATCCTCGCTATCGGGTATTACCCGAAGAAATAA
- the ercA gene encoding alcohol dehydrogenase-like regulatory protein ErcA: protein MTETTFELRKFVAPEFIIGVDARQLAGRYAKNLGASHVFLVTGPNIIKAGWVQDVIDSLESEGIRHTLFSEVSPNPRDHEVMTGAEQYKSAGCDAVVAVGGGSPMDCAKGIGIVVSNDQHILEFEGIDNVRIPAPPLICIPTTAGSAADVSQFAIITDTSRKVKIAIVSKKIVPDISLSDPVPLTSLSKELTAHTGMDAIVHSIEAYVSNASSPITDIQALESIRLLSSYLPLAFHNPDHIGYRYKTMLGSLLAGLAFSNASLGAVHAMAHSLGGLSDLPHGECNALLLESVIDYNFSVCPDRYEAVAEAMNVDCQSHDTQGIKQKLLSALQTLRNELGITERLGDLGVTKEHIPALAKSAMRDPCLATNPRRLTVTELEQIYEGAL, encoded by the coding sequence ATGACTGAGACAACGTTCGAGCTGAGAAAATTTGTAGCTCCTGAATTCATAATCGGTGTGGATGCCCGGCAATTAGCAGGAAGATATGCAAAAAACCTTGGTGCCAGTCATGTGTTTCTGGTAACCGGTCCGAATATCATCAAAGCCGGATGGGTTCAGGATGTTATTGATAGTCTTGAGTCCGAGGGGATCCGGCATACCCTTTTTTCAGAAGTCTCTCCAAATCCCCGCGATCATGAGGTCATGACCGGTGCTGAGCAGTACAAATCTGCAGGATGTGACGCTGTTGTTGCAGTCGGTGGGGGAAGCCCTATGGACTGTGCGAAAGGTATAGGGATTGTGGTCTCAAATGATCAACATATTCTGGAATTTGAAGGCATTGACAATGTCAGGATTCCGGCTCCCCCCCTAATCTGTATTCCTACAACAGCCGGATCAGCAGCCGATGTCTCACAATTTGCAATTATTACCGACACCAGCAGAAAAGTTAAGATTGCAATTGTCAGTAAGAAAATTGTGCCAGACATTTCTTTAAGTGACCCGGTTCCCCTGACATCATTGAGTAAAGAATTGACCGCACATACCGGGATGGATGCAATTGTTCATAGTATCGAAGCATATGTATCAAATGCCTCATCCCCGATTACAGACATCCAGGCTCTTGAATCGATCCGTCTCTTAAGTTCGTATCTCCCCCTCGCGTTCCATAATCCGGATCATATCGGGTACCGGTATAAGACCATGCTTGGAAGCCTGCTTGCCGGTCTGGCTTTTTCAAATGCAAGTCTTGGTGCAGTTCATGCGATGGCTCATAGTCTTGGAGGACTCTCTGATCTCCCTCATGGTGAATGCAATGCACTCCTTCTGGAATCGGTGATTGACTACAATTTTTCTGTATGTCCAGACCGGTACGAAGCAGTTGCAGAGGCTATGAATGTAGATTGCCAATCACATGACACACAGGGAATTAAACAGAAGTTATTATCTGCTCTTCAAACACTCAGGAATGAGCTCGGAATAACAGAACGACTTGGTGATCTGGGAGTTACCAAAGAACACATTCCTGCTCTCGCAAAATCTGCAATGCGGGATCCATGCCTTGCGACAAATCCACGAAGACTGACTGTTACAGAACTGGAACAAATATATGAAGGAGCCCTCTGA
- a CDS encoding ATP-binding protein, whose protein sequence is MKEPSEESPDWEDQRMKIIGLGESSIRKSYYPELQQRLHELEQTNGELLDAIEEIQQKEEELRENYEELRIIQSALDLARKKLNLLNTLTFQDIQSALFSLSGYLTLTKEVVSEEPASDYLDKSLLQMQKIERVLHIAKQYQNMGIHPPKWQGVLEVYIFALSHLDFSEYEREISLERLEIFADPLLEDAFLYLLENILKHGRHANLYRFTYTENENGISLVLEDNGIGIEERRKEKIFDRGTGLIGGIGLFLVREILSITDITICENGEYEKGARFEICIPKGMYRLKSRT, encoded by the coding sequence ATGAAGGAGCCCTCTGAGGAATCACCCGACTGGGAAGACCAGCGGATGAAGATCATTGGATTAGGCGAGTCCTCTATCCGGAAAAGTTATTATCCTGAACTTCAGCAACGACTGCATGAACTTGAACAGACAAATGGAGAACTTCTTGATGCGATTGAAGAAATTCAACAAAAAGAAGAAGAACTCCGCGAAAATTATGAGGAACTCCGAATTATTCAGTCAGCTCTGGATTTGGCACGGAAAAAACTCAATCTTTTAAATACTCTTACCTTTCAGGATATTCAAAGTGCCCTTTTCTCATTGAGCGGGTACCTGACTTTGACAAAAGAGGTTGTGTCAGAGGAGCCTGCATCAGATTACCTGGATAAATCTCTCCTACAGATGCAAAAGATAGAGCGAGTGCTCCACATCGCAAAACAATATCAGAATATGGGGATTCACCCCCCAAAATGGCAGGGAGTATTGGAGGTTTATATTTTTGCACTTTCACACCTTGACTTTTCTGAATATGAGCGGGAGATCTCTCTGGAACGGCTTGAGATCTTTGCAGATCCATTACTTGAAGATGCATTTCTCTATCTTTTGGAAAATATCCTCAAACATGGCAGACATGCAAACCTATACAGGTTCACATATACTGAAAATGAAAATGGGATATCGCTTGTTCTCGAAGATAACGGGATCGGGATCGAGGAACGGAGAAAAGAGAAGATTTTTGATCGAGGAACAGGTCTTATCGGAGGTATTGGTCTCTTTCTGGTCAGGGAGATCCTCTCTATTACCGATATTACCATTTGTGAAAATGGTGAATACGAAAAAGGTGCCAGATTTGAAATATGTATCCCAAAAGGGATGTACCGGTTAAAATCACGAACATAA